The following are from one region of the Coleofasciculaceae cyanobacterium genome:
- a CDS encoding helix-turn-helix transcriptional regulator yields the protein MLKTISMDMRGLRKKAGISPEEAAFKLRVAVSTIRNWESGKTEPSLGVSRISELLALYQCSFEELEEGVRSSKLKSDS from the coding sequence TTGTTAAAGACTATTTCTATGGATATGAGAGGGTTGAGAAAAAAAGCAGGAATATCACCTGAAGAAGCTGCTTTCAAACTGAGAGTAGCGGTTTCAACAATCAGAAATTGGGAAAGTGGCAAAACAGAACCTTCTTTGGGAGTGAGTAGAATTTCTGAACTACTTGCTCTCTATCAATGTAGTTTTGAGGAGCTAGAAGAGGGTGTTAGAAGTTCAAAACTTAAATCGGATAGTTAG
- a CDS encoding IS1 family transposase (programmed frameshift): MDCPECKSTKIQKNGKKRGKQNYLCVQCGRQFITEYNQYQGYSDEFKNECLKLYVNGMGFRAIERVKGVHNTTVMAWVKEVSELLPNAYDPETTPQVGELDELETFVSSKKTKIWLWTAVDHFKPGILAWVLGDHSVETFNPLWNVVAAWQCYFYVTDGWKVYPQFIPDGDQIICKTYMTRIEGENTRLRHYLARLHRKTLCYSKSLEMLGYSIRLLVHYLKFSDIPVPYRQKYCHSKRSHFP, translated from the exons ATGGATTGTCCTGAGTGTAAATCAACTAAGATTCAAAAAAATGGCAAAAAAAGAGGCAAGCAGAACTACCTTTGCGTTCAATGCGGTCGTCAATTCATTACAGAATACAATCAATATCAAGGCTACAGCGACGAATTCAAAAACGAATGTCTAAAACTTTATGTTAATGGCATGGGCTTTAGAGCCATAGAAAGAGTGAAAGGAGTTCACAACACGACAGTAATGGCTTGGGTAAAAGAGGTAAGTGAATTACTCCCAAATGCTTACGATCCAGAAACAACGCCACAAGTAGGGGAACTAGATGAATTAGAAACCTTTGTTAGTTCAAAAAAAACTA AGATTTGGCTCTGGACAGCAGTAGACCATTTCAAACCAGGCATCTTAGCTTGGGTTTTAGGAGACCACAGTGTTGAAACCTTCAATCCTTTATGGAATGTAGTAGCAGCATGGCAATGTTATTTTTACGTCACGGACGGCTGGAAAGTCTATCCTCAATTTATTCCTGATGGCGACCAAATTATCTGTAAAACATATATGACCAGAATTGAAGGGGAAAATACTAGACTCAGACATTACCTTGCCCGATTACATCGAAAAACTCTGTGCTACTCAAAGTCTCTAGAAATGCTCGGATACTCGATTAGGTTACTAGTTCATTATCTTAAATTCTCCGATATTCCAGTACCTTATAGACAGAAATATTGTCATTCAAAGCGATCGCATTTCCCCTAG
- a CDS encoding chloride channel protein yields MTGGWRGGIIIPLFFTGACIDEALADISTGVNSAFAIICIMAALNATVTRTPISTTILLSKLTGFSPLTPILFASLTGFFLAPKLPFIASQLKKLEQID; encoded by the coding sequence GTGACTGGAGGTTGGAGGGGTGGAATTATTATTCCTTTATTTTTTACGGGAGCTTGTATAGATGAGGCACTAGCCGATATTTCTACTGGAGTAAATTCTGCTTTTGCCATTATCTGTATTATGGCTGCCCTCAATGCAACTGTCACCCGAACTCCTATTAGTACAACTATCCTACTCTCAAAGCTAACGGGTTTTAGTCCTCTGACACCAATCTTATTTGCTAGTTTGACAGGTTTCTTTTTAGCACCAAAGCTTCCTTTCATTGCTTCACAGCTCAAAAAACTTGAGCAAATAGATTAA
- a CDS encoding ParA family protein, with product MLTITSTSLSGGQGKTTLIYFLGKKLASKGHKVLVVDLDPQHNLSTYLRVSLDPDEPSCLEFIQGNFNCVADCIYPVEMVNNLFIIPSDEGLEIANDYLASSGFGIVKLRNQLDLVKDEFKFDYCLIDTPPQKSQLCQTGIGASDYVCVPVETKSKGVICLERTLNAIATLNNSKIINTKLLAVLPFRDRLFGLNRSLEGKKALEQISSRIDPEQLLPPWVESVQPEKAINRNITLEDIDFGELSYPFDVLAEQLEELGHLV from the coding sequence ATGCTAACCATAACTTCGACCAGTCTCAGTGGAGGACAAGGAAAAACGACTTTAATTTATTTTCTGGGCAAAAAATTAGCCTCTAAAGGACATAAAGTTTTAGTTGTCGATCTCGACCCTCAGCACAACTTATCTACTTACTTAAGAGTAAGTTTGGATCCAGATGAGCCTAGCTGTTTGGAATTTATTCAGGGGAATTTTAATTGCGTTGCGGATTGTATTTATCCAGTCGAAATGGTAAATAATTTGTTTATTATTCCTAGTGATGAAGGTCTAGAAATAGCTAACGATTATCTAGCCTCTAGTGGGTTTGGAATAGTCAAATTACGTAATCAGCTAGATTTAGTAAAAGATGAATTTAAATTTGATTACTGTCTAATTGATACTCCTCCCCAGAAAAGTCAACTTTGCCAAACTGGAATAGGAGCTTCCGACTATGTTTGTGTTCCTGTAGAGACTAAGAGTAAGGGTGTTATCTGTCTCGAGCGAACTTTAAATGCGATCGCCACTTTAAATAATTCTAAAATTATCAACACCAAACTATTAGCAGTATTACCTTTTCGAGATCGCCTGTTCGGTCTAAATCGATCTTTAGAAGGTAAAAAAGCATTAGAACAGATATCTTCAAGGATCGATCCAGAGCAACTTTTACCCCCTTGGGTAGAATCAGTTCAACCAGAGAAAGCTATAAATCGAAATATAACTTTAGAAGATATTGATTTTGGGGAACTTTCTTATCCCTTTGATGTATTAGCTGAACAATTAGAGGAGTTAGGGCATTTAGTATGA